From Pontibacter actiniarum, a single genomic window includes:
- a CDS encoding SusC/RagA family TonB-linked outer membrane protein: MRKVLFFGLVMLLTLVSQAWVQNRTVSGKVTDRSNGDALPGVAVLVKGTTVGTTTSVDGTYSISLPEGSNTLVFRFIGYAVMERNVDNASVVNVALGVDTKQLQEVVVTAVGIERETKSLGYAATKVEGEELTKARETNVVNGLAGKVSGVRITQSSGSLGGSSKVVIRGTNGFEGSNPLFVIDGLPISNSTPSNSNSPSGNASVDYGNRAGDINPDDIESMTVLKGAAATALYGSRAKDGAIIITTKRGAEGKVKVTLNSSTRFDNVLRLPDLQNEYAQGNYGQYNIRNTNGWGPKISEVQDVTEKNFLGEDVTLQAYPDNVKDFFQTGMTYMNNLAFEGGSKEGDFRLSVGSTNQTGIIENQSLDRYNVSLNAGRSFKDKLTVRTNINYVQTEAEGRPVQSSNSPNILTSAIYGLPRTVDVNQLRDNWIDPVTGEQIALTPDKTGNNPYWIINRNNNESDVKRAYGNVILSYKPLSWLTLSNNAGLDVYTENRFNKTSKGTFGALQGEFYKATIQNQIFNNDFIVTAERDITPDFNIKAMAGHNIYATEVSSQSVTATNLTIDGLYDYANATSTVPGQGFSQRRIIGVWGDLGLSYKEYLFLNVTGRNDWSSTLPVDNRSFFYPSVSAGFVFTDALNIQSSVLDYGKIRASWANVGSGANPYSLDYVYNPATSYFVQYSLSGTFPHGGLLGFTAPRTYPNFNLKPQNQENIEFGADFRFLDNRIGLGVTYYDTKTSNQIVSLDVPLSTGYFARTVNVGAVLNKGFEVDLRLNPIRTSSGFDWTTDVNFARNVQSVEDLPEGLESYGLASGWSGLQIKAEDGKSFGLYGTAWQRDPEGNFIINAETGLREVEQGKRLGSINPDWTMGVNNTFSYKGVNLGFLVDIRKGGVFYSGTVASLRSSGLAEETLENRGSIFIDRGVNKTKDGDFVPNTTPVQSMQDFWGRYSATANTEGNVFDASYVKLREVRVSYILPKAWLDKTFIGSAELGIEGRNLWIIHSNVPHIDPESNFFGAGSVGEGVEFNTMPTTRTLGFNLRLTL, translated from the coding sequence ATGAGAAAAGTTCTATTTTTTGGTTTGGTGATGCTTCTAACGCTTGTAAGCCAGGCGTGGGTGCAAAATCGAACCGTATCTGGAAAGGTAACAGACCGGAGCAATGGAGATGCTCTGCCTGGGGTAGCAGTTCTAGTAAAAGGTACTACAGTAGGTACAACTACTAGTGTTGACGGAACTTACAGTATTAGCCTTCCTGAAGGGAGTAATACACTGGTGTTCCGCTTCATTGGTTATGCTGTAATGGAGCGTAACGTTGACAATGCTAGTGTCGTGAACGTTGCTTTGGGTGTAGACACAAAGCAGCTGCAAGAAGTGGTCGTAACAGCAGTTGGTATTGAGCGCGAGACAAAATCTCTTGGTTATGCCGCCACTAAAGTAGAAGGAGAAGAATTAACCAAAGCTCGTGAGACAAACGTTGTGAATGGTCTTGCTGGTAAGGTTTCCGGGGTTCGTATTACACAGTCTTCAGGCTCTTTGGGAGGCTCTTCTAAAGTAGTGATTCGTGGTACTAATGGCTTCGAAGGTTCTAACCCGCTGTTCGTTATTGATGGCCTTCCTATTAGTAACAGCACTCCTAGTAACTCGAATTCCCCAAGCGGCAATGCGTCTGTAGACTATGGTAACAGAGCCGGTGATATCAACCCAGATGACATCGAGAGCATGACAGTTCTAAAAGGAGCTGCAGCTACAGCGCTTTATGGTTCACGAGCTAAAGATGGTGCTATCATCATTACTACTAAGCGCGGTGCGGAGGGCAAAGTGAAAGTGACTTTGAACTCTTCAACACGTTTCGACAATGTGCTACGTTTGCCTGATCTTCAGAATGAATACGCACAGGGTAACTATGGGCAGTACAACATACGCAACACAAATGGATGGGGACCTAAAATTAGCGAAGTGCAAGATGTTACAGAAAAAAACTTCTTAGGAGAAGATGTAACGTTGCAAGCTTATCCTGATAACGTGAAGGACTTCTTCCAAACAGGAATGACGTATATGAATAACCTTGCGTTCGAAGGTGGTAGCAAAGAAGGGGACTTTCGCTTAAGTGTTGGTTCTACAAACCAGACAGGTATCATCGAAAACCAGTCTTTAGACCGCTACAATGTAAGCTTAAACGCTGGTAGAAGCTTCAAAGATAAGCTTACAGTTCGTACTAACATTAATTATGTTCAAACTGAAGCTGAAGGTCGCCCAGTACAAAGCTCTAATAGCCCAAATATCCTTACTTCTGCAATCTACGGATTGCCAAGAACTGTTGACGTTAACCAGTTGAGAGATAACTGGATTGATCCTGTGACAGGTGAGCAAATCGCATTGACTCCAGATAAGACTGGTAATAACCCGTACTGGATCATCAACAGGAATAACAATGAGAGTGACGTGAAACGTGCTTACGGTAACGTGATACTATCTTACAAGCCTCTTTCATGGTTAACCTTGTCTAACAATGCAGGCTTAGATGTCTATACAGAAAATCGATTTAACAAGACAAGTAAAGGCACATTTGGCGCGTTACAAGGAGAGTTCTACAAAGCAACAATACAGAATCAAATATTCAACAACGACTTTATTGTTACTGCCGAGCGTGATATCACGCCAGACTTTAACATAAAAGCAATGGCAGGTCATAACATTTATGCAACTGAAGTGTCATCTCAATCAGTAACTGCTACAAACCTTACGATTGATGGCCTGTATGATTATGCAAATGCTACTAGCACAGTTCCGGGACAAGGGTTTTCTCAGAGGAGAATTATCGGTGTCTGGGGTGATTTAGGATTAAGTTATAAAGAGTACTTGTTCTTGAATGTTACAGGTCGTAATGACTGGTCTTCAACTCTTCCTGTAGATAACAGATCATTCTTTTACCCATCTGTAAGTGCAGGTTTTGTTTTTACTGATGCACTTAACATCCAGTCAAGCGTTCTTGATTATGGTAAAATAAGAGCTAGCTGGGCAAATGTTGGTAGCGGGGCAAATCCTTATAGCCTTGACTATGTTTACAATCCGGCTACTTCATACTTTGTACAGTATAGCTTAAGTGGTACATTCCCTCATGGTGGTCTACTCGGTTTTACCGCTCCACGAACGTATCCAAACTTTAACCTGAAGCCACAGAACCAAGAGAACATTGAGTTTGGTGCTGACTTCCGTTTCTTAGACAACAGAATTGGATTAGGTGTAACATACTACGATACGAAAACATCTAATCAGATCGTGAGCCTTGATGTGCCTTTATCTACAGGATACTTTGCAAGAACAGTTAACGTAGGTGCTGTTTTGAACAAAGGTTTTGAAGTTGACCTGAGATTAAATCCAATACGTACTTCTTCAGGATTTGACTGGACAACAGATGTGAATTTTGCTAGAAACGTACAATCCGTTGAAGATCTGCCAGAGGGTTTAGAGTCGTATGGTTTGGCTAGTGGTTGGAGTGGTTTGCAGATCAAAGCTGAGGATGGCAAATCTTTTGGCTTGTACGGTACCGCATGGCAGCGCGATCCAGAGGGTAACTTTATCATCAATGCAGAAACAGGCCTAAGAGAAGTTGAGCAGGGTAAGCGTTTAGGAAGTATTAACCCTGATTGGACAATGGGTGTTAATAACACTTTCTCTTATAAAGGTGTAAATCTTGGATTCTTAGTTGACATTCGTAAGGGTGGTGTGTTCTATTCAGGTACTGTCGCTAGCCTTCGCTCTTCAGGTTTAGCTGAAGAAACGCTTGAAAACCGTGGAAGCATTTTTATTGACCGTGGAGTAAACAAGACCAAAGACGGAGACTTTGTTCCTAACACTACTCCAGTACAAAGCATGCAAGATTTCTGGGGTAGATATTCTGCTACAGCAAATACAGAAGGTAACGTTTTTGACGCATCTTATGTGAAGCTTAGAGAAGTTAGAGTGTCTTATATACTGCCAAAAGCATGGCTAGATAAAACCTTTATTGGGTCTGCTGAACTTGGTATAGAAGGGCGTAACTTGTGGATCATTCATTCTAACGTGCCTCATATTGATCCAGAGTCTAACTTCTTTGGTGCCGGTTCTGTAGGTGAAGGTGTTGAATTTAACACAATGCCAACTACAAGAACACTTGGCTTCAACCTGAGACTAACACTTTAA
- a CDS encoding SusD/RagB family nutrient-binding outer membrane lipoprotein: MFQSIKRYTAIAALGLSAVAVTSCESYLDVNTAPYASTKVEPKLLFNYATTNWAANRAGGDNYISVALAAQTIASGGNYGWGKGDVYDISPYSTGNTWKAYYATAGLNLIQAIAEAEKASPANNNAAAQAKIELATMMYEASTIWGDIPFSESWQGDIAYPAFDSQKSVFEQVIALLDEAIVQIDESSPLKISDYDLVYKGDMSKWKSFAKSIKFRTYMVMVDKDPSVASKIGQMLTEGGMVSSSAANFAFPFFNSPDKENPRYKILKRYSGVDAKGNVINTFFFANNNVLDYMKQLEDPRISVYFDKPDDVTTYNGVDSEEEADAETATVSMYLYRADAPEVVFSYQEQLYLEAEAYARGLGVGQDIAKANELYKKATKEALLFNGIGAAGAESYVQNTLPALTAVANPVDQIHLMQWIDLMDRPLEAWTQWRRSGVEGSEIPNLTQPQGTPAGGLIRRWVYPPDEATSNPNSPSPAPRFTEKTWFDL, encoded by the coding sequence ATGTTTCAAAGCATTAAAAGATACACAGCAATTGCAGCGCTTGGGTTAAGTGCAGTTGCTGTAACGTCCTGTGAGAGTTATCTCGATGTTAATACAGCCCCATACGCAAGCACTAAAGTTGAGCCAAAGCTTTTGTTCAACTACGCAACTACGAACTGGGCTGCAAACCGTGCCGGTGGAGACAATTATATCTCTGTAGCGTTGGCCGCACAGACTATAGCTAGTGGAGGCAATTATGGTTGGGGTAAGGGCGATGTATATGATATAAGCCCGTACAGTACAGGAAACACTTGGAAAGCTTATTATGCAACAGCAGGTCTGAATCTTATTCAGGCCATCGCTGAGGCAGAAAAAGCCTCGCCGGCTAATAACAATGCAGCTGCTCAAGCTAAAATTGAGTTGGCCACTATGATGTATGAAGCTTCTACTATTTGGGGAGATATCCCTTTTTCAGAGTCATGGCAGGGGGATATAGCTTATCCTGCATTTGACTCGCAGAAGTCTGTGTTTGAGCAGGTGATCGCCCTCTTAGATGAGGCTATAGTTCAAATAGATGAAAGCAGTCCTTTAAAAATATCAGATTATGATCTGGTTTATAAGGGAGATATGTCTAAATGGAAGAGCTTTGCAAAATCCATTAAGTTCAGAACTTACATGGTAATGGTTGACAAGGATCCTTCTGTTGCTTCCAAAATAGGGCAGATGTTAACTGAAGGAGGTATGGTGTCCTCTTCGGCTGCAAACTTCGCTTTCCCTTTCTTCAATTCGCCAGATAAGGAGAACCCTAGATACAAAATATTGAAAAGATATTCAGGGGTTGATGCTAAAGGGAATGTGATCAATACTTTCTTCTTTGCAAACAACAATGTATTGGATTACATGAAGCAGTTGGAGGACCCACGTATTTCTGTTTATTTTGATAAGCCTGATGATGTTACAACCTATAACGGTGTAGATTCAGAAGAAGAAGCAGATGCAGAGACTGCAACAGTAAGCATGTATCTTTACAGAGCTGATGCACCAGAGGTAGTTTTTTCTTATCAGGAGCAGCTTTACTTAGAAGCAGAAGCTTATGCCAGAGGTTTGGGAGTTGGGCAAGACATAGCAAAAGCTAATGAGCTCTATAAAAAAGCAACTAAAGAAGCACTGTTGTTCAATGGCATTGGTGCTGCGGGTGCAGAGAGTTATGTGCAAAACACACTTCCTGCTCTAACAGCAGTTGCTAATCCAGTAGATCAAATTCATTTAATGCAGTGGATTGATTTAATGGATAGACCTTTAGAGGCTTGGACACAATGGAGAAGATCTGGAGTGGAAGGAAGTGAAATACCAAACTTAACTCAACCACAAGGAACTCCGGCAGGTGGTTTGATTAGAAGATGGGTATACCCACCAGATGAGGCTACTTCTAATCCAAATTCGCCTAGCCCGGCACCAAGATTTACAGAAAAAACGTGGTTCGATTTATAG